In a single window of the Gossypium hirsutum isolate 1008001.06 chromosome D02, Gossypium_hirsutum_v2.1, whole genome shotgun sequence genome:
- the LOC107909253 gene encoding formimidoyltransferase-cyclodeaminase has translation MLSKMLACGKVYISESRNRAALESIERAAKLFPEAAIVNKFIDDTYNRVGYTVVSRLTPKPSQDSCSLKDAVFAIVKVALETIDFELHSGTHPRLGVVDHICFHPLAHASLDQTAVVAKSLAADIGSKLKVPTFLYGAAEERGRLLDSVRRELGYFKPNSGSILWSGGSKSESLPLKPDAGPTQVSPTKGVILIGTTHWVVNYNVPVFSTDIAAVRRIAKHVSERGGGLPSVQAMGLAHGDGITEVACNLLKPNEVGGDRIQVEVERLAKEEGLRVGKGYFTDLIPDEIIERYMKLSSH, from the exons ATGTTGAGCAAGATGCTGGCTTGTGGCAAGGTGTACATTTCTGAAAGCCGAAATAGAGCAGCTTTGGAATCGATAGAAAGAGCTGCCAAGCTATTCCCTGAGGCTGCTATTGTGAATAAGTTTATAGATGATACTTACAATAGAGTTGGATATACAGTTGTCTCCAGATTGACTCCAAAACCATCTCAAGATTCATGTTCTTTGAAAGATGCAGTCTTTGCCATTGTTAAGGTTGCTTTGGAGACCATAGACTTTGAGTTGCATTCTGGAACTCATCCTCGACTTGGAGTTGTCGATCATATATGTTTTCACCCCTTGGCACATGCTTCCTTGGACCAAACAGCTGTGGTTGCAAAGTCTTTGGCAGCAGATATAGGCTCCAAACTTAAAG TACCTACGTTTCTATATGGGGCTGCTGAAGAGAGGGGAAGGTTGCTTGATTCTGTCAGAAGAGAACTTGgttatttcaagcctaattcagGCAGTATTCTATGGTCCGGAGGGTCTAAATCAGAGTCCTTACCCCTGAAGCCTGATGCAGGTCCAACTCAAGTGTCTCCAACAAAAGGTGTTATTTTAATTGGAACCACCCATTGGGTTGTTAACTACAATGTCCCTGTATTCTCGACTGATATTGCGGCTGTTCGTAGGATTGCAAAACATGTAAGTGAGAGAGGAGGTGGACTTCCTTCAGTGCAAGCGATGGGGCTTGCACATGGTGATGGCATCACTGAGGTGGCTTGTAATTTGTTGAAACCAAATGAAGTGGGAGGAGACAGAATTCAGGTTGAAGTTGAGAGGCTTGCAAAGGAAGAGGGTTTGCGTGTTGGGAAGGGATATTTCACCGATCTTATACCGgacgagattattgaaagataCATGAAGTTGAGTTCTCATTAA
- the LOC121214791 gene encoding protein LTO1 homolog, whose product MDSAEDIFNSSLNLEETHYQEGYKEGYNHGVTTGKEEGKEVGLKTGFETGEELGFYKGCVDVWNSAIQIDPTRFSTRVQKGIKQMQELIQKYPVMDPEDESVQEIMEALRLKFTVIRAALGVKLEYLGYPKPKDIEF is encoded by the coding sequence ATGGACTCTGCTGAAGATATTTTCAATTCATCGCTAAATCTAGAAGAAACCCATTACCAAGAAGGTTACAAAGAAGGCTACAACCACGGCGTAACGACCGGCAAGGAAGAGGGAAAGGAAGTGGGTCTTAAAACTGGCTTCGAAACAGGAGAAGAGCTCGGTTTCTACAAGGGCTGTGTCGATGTGTGGAACTCTGCCATTCAAATCGATCCAACCCGGTTCTCCACTCGGGTTCAAAAGGGGATTAAGCAAATGCAGGAACTAATCCAGAAGTACCCTGTTATGGATCCCGAAGACGAAAGCGTCCAAGAAATTATGGAAGCTTTGAGGCTTAAGTTTACGGTTATCCGTGCAGCTTTGGGTGTTAAATTGGAATATCTTGGATACCCAAAACCTAAAGACATCGAATTTTGA
- the LOC107909251 gene encoding uncharacterized protein DDB_G0290685 encodes MGGGLLSHKGNGSGSGHKGRPYVLMLLLAFGAALLGVMVLHKFRERRIFNLLIEDKNRQLLSLQLLLQKEREYTKDMRRKAEETKAKIYYLRNQKMELDRRLLDMLSTLDSLKDEQKAMESALEEKKIEIKLLRDKDLNTGNENPQIIALTATLKQKEAEIEELKHRLTGQVRVWSVSTDDPSNPKVNMTKGKTEFSRQESSRVHESSYKGGHGSSKGQDGTETKFSFSQEEDKGEGFEDGNEKRGGQQQKLESTGENANNQGAIREMKIGDADDTGNYGVDGKKNHANAIDTINDVDNEQEKRSSFGGQLGKRRDPHLESERIREGGKKLDIDENSRISSLPGRVGHLSRSKGKRWRSLARNRLLKRNVNSGIDALENMTGRRLSKENKALVRSKEDGAGSEEPQKDERDKTEKTGLRKEMGARNNLFEHRNSEDTEDMNDRKVSSKTSHQVEGENAMQRNQNDSLAMAMQDTGVIGEASNYTQGTNHVKVEEAAKIKQIEGHETEEDTEVAYEQEPKTEAEKGDLSSNFMSESDGKEGNKDDTSDPNF; translated from the exons ATGGGAGGTGGACTACTATCTCACAAAGGAAATGGCAGTGGGAGTGGGCACAAGGGAAGACCCTATGTGTTGATGTTACTTTTGGCATTTGGGGCTGCACTGCTTGGTGTTATGGTGCTGCACAAGTTCAGGGAGAGACGCATCTTCAACCTTCTTATCGAAGATAAGAACCGTCAGCTCCTTTCCCTTCAGCTACTGTTGCAG AAGGAAAGAGAATACACCAAAGACATGAGAAGGAAAGCTGAAGAGACAAAAGCAAAGATATACTACCTTAGAAACCAAAAAATGGAGCTTGATCGTAGGCTGTTGGACATGCTATCTACACTTGATTCCCTTAAAGATGAGCAGAAGGCCATGGAGTCTGCTCTGGAAGAGAAAAAGATAGAAATCAAACTGCTACGCGATAAAGACTTGAATACAGGAAATGAGAACCCTCAGATCATAGCTCTAACAGCAACTTTGAAGCAAAAGGAAGCTGAAATTGAGGAATTGAAGCACCGTCTTACAGGTCAAGTAAGGGTTTGGTCAGTAAGTACTGATGACCCATCGAATCCTAAAGTAAATATGACAAAGGGGAAGACAGAGTTCAGCCGTCAGGAGAGTAGTCGAGTACATGAATCTTCATACAAGGGCGGGCACGGTTCATCGAAAGGTCAGGATGGAACTGAGACTAAATTCAGTTTTTCGCAAGAGGAAGACAAAGGAGAAGGGTTTGAAGATGGAAATGAGAAAAGAGGTGGACAGCAGCAGAAACTTGAAAGTACGGGAGAAAATGCCAACAATCAGGGAGCCATAAGAGAAATGAAAATTGGGGATGCTGATGATACAGGCAATTATGGAGTAGATGGGAAGAAGAATCATGCGAATGCCATTGATACGATTAATGATGTGGATAATGAACAAGAGAAGAGAAGTAGCTTCGGTGGGCAGCTTGGAAAACGTAGAGATCCTCACCTGGAAAGTGAACGAATTCGTGAAGGTGGCAAGAAGCTGGACATAGATGAGAATTCTAGGATTTCAAGTTTACCAGGAAGGGTCGGCCACTTAAGCAGATCAAAAGGGAAAAGATGGAGAAGTCTTGCTAGGAATAGGCTCCTAAAGAGGAATGTAAATTCCGGAATTGATGCACTGGAAAACATGACAGGTAGAAGGTTGTCCAAAGAAAACAAAGCCCTTGTAAGAAGCAAGGAAGATGGAGCAGGTTCTGAGGAGCCACAAAAAGATGAAAGAGACAAAACAGAAAAAACTGGCCTGAGGAAGGAAATGGGTGCTAGAAATAATTTGTTCGAGCATCGCAACTCTGAAGATACTGAAGATATGAACGACAGAAAAGTAAGTTCCAAGACAAGCCATCAAGTGGAGGGAGAAAATGCAATGCAAAGAAACCAAAACGACTCTTTGGCAATGGCAATGCAAGACACAGGTGTGATTGGAGAAGCCAGCAATTATACACAAGGCACCAACCATGTCAAAGTTGAAGAAGCTGCCAAGATCAAACAGATTGAAGGACATGAAACGGAAGAAGATACAGAGGTTGCCTATGAACAAGAGCCAAAAACAGAAGCAGAAAAGGGTGACCTTTCCAGCAACTTTATGTCTGAATCTGATGGTAAAGAAGGGAATAAGGATGACACAAGCGAtcccaatttttaa
- the LOC107909252 gene encoding uncharacterized protein, which translates to MATLAAVAARRIATVARTPAPCKAASLIPRRGLAGAADHHGHPKVNCWQEPMNPANWKEEHFVIVSLTGWGLVFYGGYKFLTKGKGKKEENTVETAKK; encoded by the exons ATGGCTACTTTGGCGGCGGTTGCAGCTCGTAGAATAGCGACTGTAGCTCGAACACCAGCCCCCTGTAAAGCCGCTTCTCTCATTCCTCGCCGGGGTCTCGCCGGCGCTGCAG aTCACCATGGGCACCCAAAAGTTAATTGTTGGCAAGAACCAATGAACCCAGCTAATTGGAAGGAAGAGCAT TTTGTTATCGTCTCTTTAACTGGTTGGGGTCTGGTTTTCTATGGCGGATACAAGTTCTTAACTAAAGGCAAAGGCAAGAAAGAAGAG aaCACAGTGGAAACGGCAAAGAAATGA